GATTCAAAGGATTGACTGGATCCTCACTGTTGTGGTTGATCAAGCTGTATGGTGGATTGCTTAGGGCATACAATGGGTCACCTGCAGTATACAGTGGGTTGCATGGGATGTACAACAACGTTCTCTCAGTTGGCGGTGAGTAAATATCTTTTGGTGATGATTGTTCAGAGCTTAATAGTTGATATGAACGTTTGTGACAGTTGTCCATATAGCTTTCAACACGTTCACACTGCGTCATAGCCGTGCAGACCTCATGAGCCAATGGAGACAATGAGACAGCTTCCTTGCAACAATGGCTTGGGTTGAAAGGTGCATTGTGCTCTCTGTACCGTTCCTTAGATGTATGTATGCTACTATCATGTGCTTGACAAAATATATCCTTGTTAACCACTGCTACGTTGTGCACATCCAAGACCATGAGGCCATTGTTCTTGTGCTGGGAGCGTTTGTTACTAATGCTCCAGCGGTGAGAGCTCTGTTGGGAGCGTTGGCTTGAGTTAGACATAGTCTCAGTGTTGTTTGCATAACTATTATTTGTATCTAAGTACATCCTAAGAGCATTTTCTAAGTGTACACAATTGTTATTCATGTCGGTGGTAGTAGTGGGATGGGTGTCTTGGTATAGGGAGCGTTGTTGACCGGGGCTGAGCTGATGAGGAAGTGGAAGGGGTAGCTTTGGAGTAGTTGGTCATTGGACCATGTTTGCAAGCGTCTTGATGGGTTCTTGGCAACAAAGTTGTTGAGTTGGGCAACCTGGCAGCATTGGTACTGTTGCTGAGGTCAATGGAGTGATTAGGAGAGGTAAGAGGGTGAAGAGCAGCAGGCTGAGGGGTATTGAAGGCAGTGCTTGTTGACAGCACCTGTTTTGACGTTGTAGAGCAATGATCCCTTGTTGTCCAAAGCCCTAATTCAGATCTAGACAATCTGTGCAAGTGTTCTGGAGGCTTCCACATGTAGTGTCAGTACAACTATAGTAGTAAGACTAAGTACAAGTATTAAGAGActacaggtaagaattaaagatgTAACCAACACAAGGCCCTGCagtggtcaccaatgttatagagtagggttttatgactatgtaattatatacagaatataataaagttattaatagatcagttatctatggatataaaaggtaatagactagctatataagggtaaattaggttagtaatcagggtgatccctacactaaACAAgcaatcaagcaattactgcagatgcaggtggttggttatgcttatacctatagtataaaagttagtattgagtcttagttacctactacaatttatctggatttgttagtaatttatttgactgagattgcactcagttaaggtgtatatgccactctcaaggccttaagctctcccaactgacttactcaagaggttcagggttgccctagagcctttcctagctacccagtatctgttgggaccttgctagaggctatatgcgccaagataccttaaggttaagttcagtgagcttaagaggctaagaaagcaaaataagacactctaaactaagttaagaagatctaatagatcttcaagttcacacaaggggtaagaatgggatgaaaagaagattgtattcaaagggtctcctcAGGGggttatataccccagagggagaacaaataactatatacatgatgtacaaaagaggaagttacatgagaggtacagtctgagctatttgacacataaagaccaattagtcccaataagtcctagtgagatagacccaaggctatttaaagaatgttctagagcatacatgactaaattacattagtgtgaatactaaaaataaccttgaggcaaggtaggatctcatagaaaaagctagaaacttaaatggttagtatctccatcaatttggctcagaatcaggcAATTCCttttgagaagtgagatgctggagcctccaacctattggtatttgtctgcatagtaatatgcctatttcctgCTGAGATTGGCGTTGGCGCGCCccgccaacctttggcgcttatttgcaatgactaagcgccagcgcttgcatgcttacttgcacttgttctatggtctacaagtaccgttcctacatataaatgcatgataaaaaaatgctataaatcatagaaataatagtatgaccactttgcataatcagacgtgtatatatgcaagcgcaatgaggaaataaagtataaaaggtcttgtagcaccgccagtttccaaatatagtaatattcatgcccatatttggatagagcaagtatgattactccagtttgcactattcactattggcaattaggggcgcatatgtctaaatagtcattccataacactTAATTTGATCCTATAGTCAAAATGGACATCAGTGATTCTATTATTCCCTTGAGGTGCCTGAGGTGCTTGAGGAAAGTTTCCCCTGGACCTCCTGGACCTCCTGGACCTCCTGGACCTCCTGGGCCTCCTGGCCTTCCTGGTCCTCCAGATCCTCCTGGTTCTCCTGGAGGTGGTGGACCTGTAGGTGAAGACCTATTAGGCATAGGCTGGTGAGGTGAGCTATTAGGAATATTGAAAGGTAATCCTCCTCCATTTCCTCCATTTCCTCCATTTCCTCCATTTCCTCTATTGGGAGGATTAGGTGGAGGGTTCCCAGAACCTGAAAGGACTGGAACCATGGAAGGCTGATTAATAAATGGAGGTGGGTTAAGATTTGTTCCTCCTGTTAGAGGTACTGAAATAGGTTTATGTGTAGTCAATAACTCAATTCCTGTTGGATTAGGATTCATAACCAGAGTGTTGGAAGATCCCCCAACATTGGTGGAAAAATTCCAAGGAGTAAGGGACTCATATTGAGCATATCTACTCCTTTGCCTTGGTAAAGCTGATAATGAGGATTTGTGTCTAGATCTATTCCTTAATGGAGAGTCTAGAGAATCTTCAGAAGATGATGCTGGAATAACAGATATTAGGTTATTATCTGCATCCATATCAGCTCTAAGGGCTATAGGCTGAGTTAATTGAGCTGGACGTGGCTGCAACTGAAGGATCAACTAAACCAGAAGCTCTGTTACCTAAAGTCATTCTACTTTGACCCCAACCTGTATTAGAGATCTTAGTAGTGGATCCAAAGAGATCATTGTATTTCCTCCCCATTCCAGTGGTGTTTGGGCCAATTGGTTTGGGAGGATCTTCTATAAAGATCCTAGATGGTTCCTCTGGTACAGTAGGTAACACTGGTAAAGTATTTCTAGCCACAATAGTTTTACTTGTGCTTGCAGCAGAGGGGTTAGTGAAATCCTCTAAGTCCCTCTGAGCTTGAGATCCAGGTGTAAATAAAGAAGTAGTCACATCTGGACCTTGCATAGGTGTATAGGCAGGAATGAAGGTTCTATCTCCTTTCTTAGGAGTGTATTGGCTTAATTGAACAATCTCTTCTACagtttcctcttcttccacATCATTGTTCTCAGAGTCCAGAGTAGAAGTATTTAATGCTTCCATGGGACTATGAGCTCTATGAATATGTGTAGGATAAGTCCACTCTGAATGAGTATTAGAAAGTTGTTCAACAGCAGGATCATTCTTATCAGAGGTAACTTCCAGTTTCTTCCTTATTCTAAAATAGAAAGCAAGAAACCTTTCTACTTGATCTCTAAAATGTACAGCTATAATCTCATGTGAGGCTTTAGTGTATAGAGATTCAAGAGCATCCTCAGGAAGAGATGGTACCTTCATGGTGTGATGATTAGAAAGTGTGTGTGATTTCCATTGATTGTAAATTGTAGTTAACTCCCTAATCAATCCAGAAAGATTTCTTCTATTGATTATTGATACAGGAGCCCTAGCTGGTTTCAAATACCAATTGGGAGAGAAAGTACAGAATACATCCAGTTTATCTAGAATGTGTTGGAAAAACAGTCTGCCTTGTAGGGACAAATAAATGTTTTCCACTGCATTTGGTTTCCCATCTAGGTTATAAGCCATGCTATTTGTCTAGCAGTTCTCCTTCTAGAGTTGACATGGTGATCTTTAGAAACTTCATTTATAAGTTTAGCAGAAGAAGGATAGTATGAGTATCTCTCCTTTTCAGCAGAGGTCAACTCTCTAAGGTGATTAGGTGTAGTAGGCCCATAAGGAGTATACTTGTCAACATCAATGTCATCAAGGAGACTTGCAGCCTTTAAACTCCAATCAGACATAGCATTCCTGTTCTCTTTAGGAGGTCTGTTAGCCTGAGATATAGAGTCAGAAGGTGCTAGGTCTTCATCAGAAGTTCTAGAACTGCCAGCTTTGATGGAAGGCTGTTTGGCTGTTGGTGAAGACATGGAGGTGTCAGTTCAGAAAATAACTGTAAAAATACTCAACTAGTTGAATATATGGGTAGTTATTCAAGATAACCAGCTGTCTGGGTTGCTTCACCaatgttgtaaattgggggaaaagaggttgagactctggtgctgagcagagtctgtgttggaagatttcccaatttccaagctaagtaaagaagtagcttctttagggttctctgggtctagttatcttgaatacaatcaaccacagatatatcttttctcagtgtaaagtgtcttagtaagtatttctgtaagagcaagagtactggctcaggttccctttggcagatatagttatgtaagtttcactcctagttgcaggaactaactggttacttagtatatatccttctttaaggatgattgccttctgttcacttaacctaagaactatgtatcaggtctacaacctttccacactatgggtacttgggagatccacttatacaagtttaagttatttgaaatcttgaggcacaatatatcacacagttgaggggggcaagcccaaacccaagagtgacagtcaacagtaacagtgaggtggagtaaagtgggtgccctccaagggtatgcaagagtccccttttataccctagagtggcaaggttactgagtcattcacctagtcagagtatgagtatgacttgcttaggactgtgcttcctaagactttgattggtgggtgggaaggcacagatatgactaggatggaatgtgactgctcttgggttgaactgcaattagttaaaaatagaaacatctaaatacatgactcagtctatcaagaaatgcttggcagccaatgagtacttagagtgagtcattagtgtgagtcattctggtggcaagcagaatgactcataagcaggatttgcagtgccactagaaattactagataaggagaactttagtaatctcatgagaggtatgactcaactgagctaggaataaggttcatttcccaagttagagctagtcatgtgatgagctagatgtaaagatataaatataatgattagtaaggtacttgagccacatagatagaatcttgtgaagctaatatctccatgagatcttattgtatgagcacgtgacaggcagcgttagaacgagcgaaaggagctctattgaacgatatgtaacacattcagtcaatatgagcgttacatagagtaatgacaggaataatggaaaataagagacaaatggccattaaatcagaaagtcagatatatgcagattattgtggatggtgagctgtgaatgcaatattgtgtgatacataacaggAACTATTGTCTAAAGTCAAGCAGGATGATAAATGCACCTTCAAAAACCATCCCCCTTCAGTTAcagtggatggggaagaggaatacaaagttgaaGGCATTACAGACGcagaagaacaaaacaagaaatggttcttcagggtCAAAAGGAAGGGAtactgtcataaacagaggaaaataaaactagctggaattgaaccagcttgaccactaagccatagagccctattattcctctgctgacaacccatgattacacctgctaccccccaaatttgggcttgggccagcatgcaaccacttgtactggtcatgtgaatgtgtccaggacagatACAGCTCAGAAGAAAACACTTGGAAACCACAAGAAAACCTAAAAAATGCCAAAAAGATTTTgaaaaagtacaaaaaagAGATGAAAGAAAAGGACCTTGGCATGGCCAAGgtccttagagggggggcagtgttgtagacacacttgagaCCACAGAAtctattccaattttctcaaatttaaacaaagacaaacaaaggacatttttaatcacatgaccttgtgtcatgagccacacccctattgtgccctttattcacataccagggcactcatggtacacactacAGCCACCGAAaagacgcatatactcgcacttacgcactcagaacccccaggttcccacatataagagacttatggtcaacatggctggacttagtgatattctctaagtccaggtcacatgacctccccccctccagtcctttatcaaatactatactaaactactacagatttgaggtgggggggatgacataatctcttctataataatatattattcagaccttgcctgcaggctcccttaacattggcctgcagctaggggggcagggggagtgcaacatcccccagcaacttattattaatatatcactgtgcatcatatatactgtatatatctttgacagtggatatatatggtaataatccctccagatatgggttatgacaccttggcacttatatcacatgctaagcaccaagccatgtccccaccTGTGCTTACTCAGCCACATAGctacctccacctgatgatgACATTATGACACattgtcctagatgtctgtaaggatgttgagGAGGTGGGCACTTGcagccggatgtatctaagtagaaaccacttaaggcagtgtgcaagctacctatgacaacaaccagctatactatgACAACCAAGGCTgtagggcaatggcaagctatgtaagtacaacagagaggccgcttaaggcggtgtagacaaggtggactaagtagttaccaggcagtaaggcccttgtacagtgtggggatgcaacaagaggtaatttgttataacctcctaacatataccatcagaattgcctgaattttctgttatttttagtattttttatggacttgatatctcatgttttttgatcacgtgatcttggcgcctattcatgccaagatgccgcgccaagatgccgtgccaagggtgcttaggagaaatccacgcttctgcgcagcccgcagcatgcttctcatttgtcttctgtacttctttctctcacgcgcacagaccatgtagatagtgcgctttgtctatatacagcagggaaattgcttggaaacaccaagtcaattttaccttgtctcatctcattgaggaggacccatccagccagctaagtagctggcccctaGTAGTTCAGTAGATCACCCCTCATtgcgcttaccacacctccagggctaagccccccttgccaGTAGTTTAGTCAGTAGACGGTTACCTTACGTaaccttagtatagccttagatagtagtcATATagccttgtttgtagtagtacggccccaagcgcccaactcactagcgtgtgaccaaccttacagttgggtcacaacattgtaaaattgacttcttgtaggcttgatcaacaacaagaagaactcccgtactagcacgagggaaaacgggtgattggacttgcctttcagctttaataatcaaacagctgttggtcccacccagtaccaaattgctataaggcggacagtctctaattgtccgcataccacatgttttgctggaacacagcagtTAGCAatcctagacagctgaaccacctgcttgcaaaaaacccgcttgtatcacaattgccagatctgttgatttgttgtagggattgttcaacgctaggtgtttgacgcaaggatTTAGCGTTCACACACTGCGCAAAAAccactcataagtcctgaatCAGGCACTCCtatcccccacgccgtctccaCAATTCCATctacacgctctggcgtcccacacccctactcccgtcctccAGTTGCTCCAGTCACCGCTCtattccatcccattcccaaccgcCCACTTGCAGCTCATCTCCCACTTTGCAAGACCTGcccagaatggaaccagagccgtcccttggcactctcctcaaggctatcacagccctcaccacacagttgggtccctccaggaccaaatcagaacacaaggccaacagatcaacaaactcaaggccatatgcaaggagactgCCAACCTGCTTGgcgacaaggaccagggaagaacccaagcccagcctggcccatcaactgggcctatcacccctcctactcAGACaggaggagaagcccacTCTCCAgcaacggttaggcctgggctcaaggcccctttccgcccttcaaggggtacagggtatgactcagaagaagaggaagacagGCGAACCCCAAAAAGGGAACCTCGTGACACGCCTAGGCAgggcctcagctccctcaccccctttgactcagggtccagtgtaaagcggcccaagatggaactCCCTGACCCTTACAAGGGCAATACCAGAGGACGCAAGGCTACCCAATGGCTTGACAGAATGctgctctgggttgccctACACAGGGATCAATTTGATGatgaggagcagatggttgtgtggatactctaccacatgacGGACAAGGCAGCCGATTGGGCACTCCCCCTTATTGGggctatcatcaagggagaGGGCAACCCTCCATCCACCATCCCGGCCCtgacggccaaattcaaggaggcatttgccaATCCCAACGCAAAAAGGGCTGCCaccaggaagattgccgcgttgactcagacaaccaccatGTCTGAGTATGTTACcaaattccgcaacctcatggcggaacttgactggaacactgaggcatacattgcccagtttacgcgcggtcttcactggaaggtgaaggaactcttgtccaccaaggacaacattcccaacaatgaccttgaggccatatttgccgccttggtcaagattgacaacacttgttgggaaaacaaggaaaacTGCCCCAAAAAGGTACCTGCCAAGCCCTTGGCCACTGTGGCCacttccactaccaccactagggtccgcctatccgaggaccccaactacgtcaccccggaagaaagggaccgccgccgcgcatcagggctatgtgtcaagtgcggtcagaaAGGACACGggatcaagcagtgccccaatggctggaaagccacaatcaaggaggctgCCAAGATAGGAGAAGTTGTGGAATcggaaaaagagtaaggccaagagctgccgtcaagcccttggtctcaaAATTAGAATTGCATGTATCTATCTCGgagtttgtaaatattgcaatgGACTCAAACAAGAAACCATTACTCTTTCTAGATATGTTACTGTGTGACTATCCAACGGACCCTATCAAAACACTCATCAACTctggcgccacctccaattTTATATCCCCCTTGTTAGTAGAAcaactcaaaatcccaaaaaccctacttgaaaatccacaagtagtgagaatgctagatggtaccatatctcagactggttgcatttggcaccaggttaaactcgcggtcttggccaatggccatcctCACATTATCccttttcttgtttgtcCCATAGGCAAACACACCCGCaattctaggcatgacatggctgaCTACAGAATCCCCtctcattgattggcaacagggactggtcaccttccctgaacaggtacagattgcctccaaagaagaagcagacccggACCCCTTAGCAGACCTACCCCCTCAATATCATGAATttgctaaggtatttggagaagaggagttcAAAGTCCTACCCCCACATAGGGAATACAACATTGCTATAGATCTTGTCCTGGATGCCAAACTTTcccctggccccatatacggAATGACGGATGtggaatccaaggcactgaaACAGCATATTGAcgaggaattggcaacaggcaagatttgCCCCAGCACCTCATCCGCCGGCgctccagtcatgtttgtaaagaaaGCAGATGGCTCACTAAGACTGGTAGTTGATTATAGGAAGCTAAATGACGTTACGCacaagaacgtttacccaCTCCCTagacaggacaacctcatggccaaactcaggcatgccaagatcttcaccaaATTGGACTTGCgttggggatacaacaatgtttggatcaaggaaggcaacaaatggaagacggccttcagaaccaaatatggcctattCAAATACTTAGTCATGCCATTTGGCCTCACAAACGCCCCGGCCgctttccaacatttcatgaatgatttgttcaGGGACCTAATAGACGTGAATGTAGTAATCTACCTGGACaacatcttgatcttctcagacaAACCAGAAGAACATCCAACCCACGTGAGAGAAGTCCTGTCCCGCCTAATGAggaaccaactgttctgcaagttGTCTAAGTGCCATTTCCATGTTACCACGGTTGACTATCTAGGCATTGTAATCTCCCCTGCTGggttctccatggatcagagaAGGTCAAGGCCGTCACATCATGGCCCACCCCCAGGACAGTCAAACAAATTCAGGCCTTCTTAGGGTTTGTAAACTACCTCCGTTgattcattcccaacttcagttcTGTTGCGCGCCCCTTACACCATCTCACAAAGAAGGagaccccttggtcatggggtaaacCAGAGGAGGATGCATtccaggaactaaagaaCCTTGTCACCAAATCTCTGGTCCttatccactccaacccagaACTACCCTACtacttggaaacagatgcctcAGGGGTAGCTATGGGGGCAATTCTTAGTCAACAAGGTCTGGACAACAGGTTACATCCaattgcctatatgtccaagtcgttctcaggggcagaagctaactatgacacccacaacaaggaacttctggctatcatcaaggcattggaggaatggaggatcTTCTTGGAGGCCACAGACAAGCCTGTACAGGTTTTTTCAGACCACCGGAACctagaatattggatgcaggcacggacattcAATAGGAGACACGCTAGATGGCGCATTTTCTTGAGCAACTttaactttgaaatccactattgcccgggtaaacagtcaggaaagccagatgCCCTCTCCAGAAGATTGGACTATGTACACCTACCCttggaaccagaagtcatgctacccGCGGAAGTCTTTGCAAACACTTTGGAAGAGGAGGTTGAAATTGTTGCGGAAATACGGTCTAGAATCAGAGAAGACCCCTCCCTGGAAccaatcatccagttccttaCAGAAGACGCAGATGATGCACCCCCTTCCATCCAAAAGGCTTATCGGGATTATaattgggaggaagacctccTATGGTACCGTGGAAAATTGgtagtcccagactcagagccTCTCAAGGAGCGGTTGCTTaaggaattccacaactccccgTTGGCGGGtcacccaggacaacaaagGACGTTAGAACTCCTTAGCCaaaactactggtggccaggaatgaaatcatctgccaaggaatgggtagaatgctgtcctacctgccaagccaattgcTGAGCTCACGCCCCTGCCATTGCCCTAAAGCCgttagaagttccccctttcccgttccacacaatatcctatgacttcatcacgggaTTCCCCAAGTCTAATGGGCACAATGCAATTCTAGTGgtaattgactccttctccaagtttggtcatttcatcccaaccacaaagaaggtcacagctAAGGGCCTAGCCAacctgttcatcacccacgTTTGGAAGTTACACGGACTACTGGTCaaaacagtctcagaccGCGGGACaacgttcacagggaaattcctaagagcattataccaacgccttggaaTCAAACCAGCCTTCTCTTCAGCCTACCATCCGGAGtcagacggacaaacggaaagggTGAACCAATTTATCAAGTTCTACCTTAGGTCCTACATTGCGGCAGATCATTCAGACTGGGCTACCTGGTTACCATTagcagaatatgcgtacaacaacgccagaCACTTGGCCACAGGAAAGACCCCCTTTGAACTTgtctatggaagaaaccctGTCATGAGTCCATCCAATGTACCAgcaaatgtcccagaagccaaCCACGTAGCCAACACCCTGGCtcaagaatggaaggaagcagaatcTGCCCTGAGACTAacaaaggaaagaatggcAGGAAACAAAGGAATAACCCCGGAATACGcaattggcaaaaaagtctggctggatgggAGAAACGTGGAGCTTagaaccaactccaacaagtTGGACCCTAAGAGACTAGGCCCTTTCAAAGTCTTAGAACAAATATCCAGCCATGCATACCACCTGAAACTTCCGGAAACCTTGAAGATCCATGacgtattctatgtaggGCTGTTATCCAAAGTCCATGAGTCTCCCAGTCAACCCTTCCCAGAACGTCCCCCTCCAGAAACAgttgaaggggaagaagaatacaaggtggaacagatcattgactccaaaatgcaacaaggaaaatggttctacttgataaaatggaagggctatggaccagaagataATTCATGGGagccagaagaactcctg
This genomic interval from Rhizoctonia solani chromosome 11, complete sequence contains the following:
- a CDS encoding Retrotransposon-derived protein PEG10, translated to MFCWNTAALLSPTPSPQFHLHALASHTPTPVLQLLQSPLYSIPFPTAHLQLISHFARPAQNGTRAVPWHSPQGYHSPHHTVGSLQDQIRTQGQQINKLKAICKETANLLGDKDQGRTQAQPGPSTGPITPPTQTGGEAHSPATVRPGLKAPFRPSRGTGYDSEEEEDRRTPKREPRDTPRQGLSSLTPFDSGSSVKRPKMELPDPYKGNTRGRKATQWLDRMLLWVALHRDQFDDEEQMVVWILYHMTDKAADWALPLIGAIIKGEGNPPSTIPALTAKFKEAFANPNAKRAATRKIAALTQTTTMSEYVTKFRNLMAELDWNTEAYIAQFTRGLHWKVKELLSTKDNIPNNDLEAIFAALVKIDNTCWENKENCPKKVPAKPLATVATSTTTTRVRLSEDPNYVTPEERDRRRASGLCVKCGQKGHGIKQCPNGWKATIKEAAKIGEVVESEKE
- a CDS encoding Retrotransposable element Tf2 protein, with the protein product MTWLTTESPLIDWQQGLVTFPEQVQIASKEEADPDPLADLPPQYHEFAKVFGEEEFKVLPPHREYNIAIDLVLDAKLSPGPIYGMTDVESKALKQHIDEELATGKICPSTSSAGAPVMFVKKADGSLRLVVDYRKLNDVTHKNVYPLPRQDNLMAKLRHAKIFTKLDLRWGYNNVWIKEGNKWKTAFRTKYGLFKYLVMPFGLTNAPAAFQHFMNDLFRDLIDVNVVIYLDNILIFSDKPEEHPTHVREVLSRLMRNQLFCKLSKCHFHVTTVDYLGIVISPAGFSMDQRSSVARPLHHLTKKETPWSWGKPEEDAFQELKNLVTKSLVLIHSNPELPYYLETDASGVAMGAILSQQGLDNRLHPIAYMSKSFSGAEANYDTHNKELLAIIKALEEWRIFLEATDKPVQVFSDHRNLEYWMQARTFNRRHARWRIFLSNFNFEIHYCPGKQSGKPDALSRRLDYVHLPLEPEVMLPAEVFANTLEEEVEIVAEIRSRIREDPSLEPIIQFLTEDADDAPPSIQKAYRDYNWEEDLLWYRGKLVVPDSEPLKERLLKEFHNSPLAGHPGQQRTLELLSQNYWWPGMKSSAKEWPLEVPPFPFHTISYDFITGFPKSNGHNAILVVIDSFSKFGHFIPTTKKVTAKGLANLFITHVWKLHGLLVKTVSDRGTTFTGKFLRALYQRLGIKPAFSSAYHPESDGQTERVNQFIKFYLRSYIAADHSDWATWLPLAEYAYNNARHLATGKTPFELVYGRNPVMSPSNVPANVPEANHVANTLAQEWKEAESALRLTKERMAGNKGITPEYAIGKKVWLDGRNVELRTNSNKLDPKRLGPFKVLEQISSHAYHLKLPETLKIHDVFYVGLLSKVHESPSQPFPERPPPETVEGEEEYKVEQIIDSKMQQGKWFYLIKWKGYGPEDNSWEPEELLEHSQEEIQRFNKLRLKKACDSAKSL